The stretch of DNA ATTTTTCTCGACTTCATGACCGTCTTCGGAAGGAATGTAGCACGGCCAGAGCGTTTGTTTTTCAAAAACGCAATAGCTTTTCGCGCATCTTGATCCGACTCGGTAACAATATGTTGCATAGCTCCACCAAGCGCTGTCTCGAGCGCTTTTGTATATTCAGGCTTTACTTGAATAAGCTCTGCTACCGCACCTGTAATGCCGGACAGTTCGCCCTTTTCACGCGCAACCAATACTTCTTTGACCCCTTGGAAGAAACCAGAGAAATCCGCTTCCAGTGCTTCTAACGATTCTTTTCTTGCTTTCAACTGTTGTTGGTGTTGATAAGCTTGATATAGCATCGATTGCTTGGAATCAAGTTTCTCTTTTTCTTTTGAGAAAGCCTCTTGACGTTTTTTGTAATCAGTCAGGTTTTTGTCCAGTTCACTTCGAATTTGTGATAACTGCTTATCCACTTGCTTCTTTTGTATCTCGACAGTTGATAAGTCTGAAGTAATCTGTTCATATTCATTCGTCATTTTATCTTTGAATTCATGTTGTTGAAGAAGCTGTTGCTCCAAATGTTTCAGTTCATTTTTGACAGTCGCTTCTTCATTTAACAAATCAATATATGTTGACTTATGATCTTCGATTTCCACTTCAATCTCTGCACTGGATTGTTTCAATAAATGATCCAACTGTTTGACTTCCTGTTGGACATTTCGCAATTCCGTTCTTGCTTTCGAGGTAGCGGCTTGCTTTAGTTCCAACTGGGTCGTTAACTGGTTTTTCTCTTCTTCAAGTTCATCAATGGTTAAGCGAAGTTTATCGATTTGCTGATCCATATTTTGACGCTTTTCAGCCATCAATTGTTTACGCCCATCCCAGCGCTCAAGCTCAGAACTGGCTTCAACAAGTGATTCCTGTGAATCATCAATTAATCGGTCCTGCTCTGTCAATTGCTCACGAACCGTATGTAACTCAGTTTCCATTTTAGCTATGAGGTCTTCCAGTTCCTTTTCTTGCTTTTCGAAGACTTCTACTTCCTGCTTAACTTCACCTAAGCGTTTTTCGACTCGTACCAAATCAAAAGCAATTAACCCTAAGTCAACGCCCTTTAATTCTTCGGACATGCGTAAATAATCGGTGGCTGCTGACGCTTGCATTTGAAGCGGCTCCATCCGACTATCCAGTTCGTGTAAAATATCCAGCACTCTGTGTAAATTGTCATCGGTTTCAAACAATTTGTTCTCGGCTTTCTTTTTACGCAATTTATATTTTAGAACACCCGCAGCTTCTTCAAAAATAGAACGGCGGTCTTCTGGACGACTGTTGAGAATTTCATCCACTCGTCCTTGTGAAATAATCGAAAAGGCTTCTTTACCTAGCCCGGAATCCATAAATAAATCATTAATATCTTTTAATCTACAAGTTTGTTTATTTAATAAGTATTCACTATCGCCCGAACGAAACACGCGTCTCGTGACACTGATCTCGTTGTAATCCAATGGCAAGCGCTCATCTGAGTTATCAAGTATAAGAGTAACTTCTGCAAAATTAAGCGCTTTTCGTGAGTCGCTTCCTGCAAAAATGACATCTTCCATTTTGGCGCCGCGAAGTGATTTTGCGGACTGTTCTCCCAAAACCCATCGAATAGCATCCGTTACATTACTTTTCCCACTTCCATTTGGACCGACCACTGCGGTCACGCCTGGTACAAAATCAATGCCAATTCGATCCGCAAACGATTTAAATCCAATGACTTCAAGTCGCTTTAGGAACAAATTTAGCCCTCCTGTCTGCTTGCAACTTGGCCTTGTATGCGAATAATCGCTACTTGGGCCGCTTTTTGTTCAGCTTCTTTTTTAGACTTGCCTTTACCTTCACCCAACTCGGTGTTGCCTAATCTCACACTGGAGACAAACGTTCGATTGTGGGCAGGTCCCTTTTCTTCTACAATTTCATAGTTCAATGCACCATTGTTCATTTGTTGAACCATTTCTTGTAACTGACTCTTGTAATCCATCACATGCGAAAAAGCACCGATTTCGACTTTTGGAAACACAACTTGTTCCAAAAACTTCACAACAGGTTGTAAGCCTTGATCTAAATATAGTGCGCCGACAAATGACTCAAACACATCTGCAAGAAGTGCTGGTCTTTCGCGTCCACCTGTAATCTCTTCTCCCTTACCTAAAAGCACATACTTCCCAAAGTTTAATTCATTCGCAAATAAAACGAGTGACGGTTCGCAAACGATCGCCGCACGTAATTTGGTCAATTCACCTTCGCTCATGGCAGTAAACTTTTGAAATAAGTATTGAGAGACAGAGAGTTCAAGAACAGCGTCACCTAGAAATTCAAGTCGCTCATTGTCCGTGTAAAATTTCCGTCGATGCTCATTCACATAGGATGAATGGGTAAATGATTGATAAAGAAGTTCAGGGTTTTGAAATTGAACTCCTAATTCTTGCTGTAATACCGCAAATGATTGCTTGACTGTTTCGGAAAATGTTCCGTTTTTTTGAGGAGTTCCTCTACGTTTACCCGTCATCTATATAATCTGCCTTCCTTTAGTTTCTACGGTCTAGTTTACCCGTTTGTCCTGTAATGTGCAAAAAGAAATAGAGACGCGATAGACCATTCTTAAAGAATGTCTATCGCGTCTCGCAAGTGAATAATTGCTTATCCTTGTTTGCTTTCGATATAAGTAACTGCATTTCCTACAGTACTGATCTGTTCAGCATCTTCATCTGAAATCTCCATGTCGAACTCATCTTCCAATTCCATTACAAGTTCAACTACATCTAGAGAATCAGCACCTAAATCATCACGGAAAGAAGCTTCCATTTTCACTTCGCTCTCGTCTACACCTAAACGATCTACGATTACTTTTGTTACGCGCTCTACTACTGTTGCCACTAAAGTCACCTCCCCTCAATGATTATACAAAAAACCACGCTTACTTCATAGAGGATAATTACATTATCATTCCGCCATCGACATGAAGCGTTTGACCTGTAATGTAGTTCGAATCATCGGAAGCCAAAAATACAACCGCTTTTGCTACATCTTCAGGATTGCCTAGCTTCGCCAACGGAATTTGAGTCAGCATTTGCGATTTCATTTCTTCGGACAGTTCGTCTGTCATATCAGTAGTGATGAATCCTGGTGCAATAGCGTTGACATTAATGTTACGACTAGCCAATTCTTTCGCAGTTGTTTTCGTCAATCCAATAACACCCGCTTTAGCTGCTACATAGTTAGCTTGACCCGCATTACCTGAAACGCCGACAATCGATGCAATATTGACGATTCTGCCAGCACGTTGCTTCATCATTTGGCGAGTAACGGCTTTCGTACACAAAAATACACCTTTTAGATTTGTGTTGATCACGTCGTCCCACTCATTTTCTTTCATACGCATTAAGAGATTGTCGCGTGTAATCCCAGCATTGTTGACTAAAATATCGATACTGCCGTAACGGCTCATTGTTTCAGCAATCATTGCAGATACACTTTCTGCATCGCTGACACTTGCCTGAATGGCGAAAGCTTCTCCACCATTTGCAAGTATGTCATTCACAACTTCTTCAGCTTTTGCTTGGCTGCCGCTGTAGTTCACAGCAATGCGTGCCCCTTCTTTAGCTAAATACTTTGCGATTTCAGCACCAATTCCTCGTGAAGCTCCAGTGACGATTGCCGTTTTCCCCATTAATTTCCCCATTACGCCCACTCCTTTGCTGCCTCAATTACTTGCTCAACAGTTTCGTTATCATAAGCTGCATAAACGACTGCCGATCGATCAATTTTTTTCACTAATCCACTCAGAACTTTACCAGGTCCACATTCAATGAATGTGTTTACGCCTAAGTCCAATAATGCACGGATTGATTCTTCGAAACGCACAGGTGAATAAAGTTGTTCAACCAGTAGCTGTTTCATTTCCTCAGCCGATGTTACAGGTCCGGCAGTAACATTTGAAATGACAGGAACATCTGTATTATGCATGTCCAGTTCATTTAATGCATTCTCCAGTTTCGATGCTGCAGGTCTCATAAGCTCAGAGTGGAACGGTCCGCTGACAACCAGTGGGATCGCTCGTTTAGCTCCAGCTTCTTTTGCTTGCAGACAGGCTTTTTCAACGCCGGCTTTTGTTCCTGATATGACGATTTGGCCAGGACAATTCAAGTTTGCGAGTTGGACAACTTCACCCTCAGCTGTCACTTGATCCGTTACCATTTTTAGAGCATCAGCTTCCATACCGAGAATGGCAGCCATAGCCCCTAGTCCAGCAGGTACCGCTTCATTCATAAATAACCCACGTTGATGGACAATTTTCACACCGTCTTCAAAAGACATAACGCCTGATGCAACAAGTGCTGAATATTCTCCAAGACTGTGACCTATTGTATAATCTGGTTTTAAACCAGCAGCTTGCAGAAGTTCAGATACCATTGTGCTTGTTGTCAAAAGTGCGGGCTGTGCATTATAAGTGTACGTCAATTCTTCAACCGGTCCTTCCAACATCAGCGTTGAAAGGGAGAATCCCAATTGCTCATCGGCTTTATCATAAAACGCCTTGTTACCTGTATTGCTCTGAACCAATTCATTCCCCATGCCAATCGCTTGAGATCCTTGTCCTGGAAAAATAAATGCAATTTTTGTCATTTAGTTTTACCTCCTTCAATAGTTGAATGGATTGTGCCACACACATCAAATTCAACCATTGTACGTGCCTGGCGGATTGCGTTCATTACGGCATTGGCATTGGAAGACCCATGTGCTTTGATGACAGGTGCTTTCAGACCAAATAATGCAGCGCCTCCGTATTCGGTATAATCCATTTTGTTTTTTAGACCACGTAAATCATCTTTGACTAGATAAGCGGATATTTTTGATTTCGTAGAAGCGCCAAATACTCCTTTTAACATACTGAAAAAGCTAGCTGCAGTTCCTTCTATTGACTTCAATACCATGTTGCCTGTAAAACCATCCGTCACAACAACATCAGCGACATTCATCAGTAAATCTCGTGATTCCACGTTCCCAACGAAGTTAATCGGTGCTTGTTGTAATTGACTAAAAGCAGCCTTCGTTAATTCATTTCCTTTTGTTTCTTCCGTCCCGATGTTCAGCAATCCAACTCGTGGTGATTCGATCCCACGTACTTTTGCCGCATAAATACTCCCCATAATACCGAACTGAACCAAATGCTCAGGCTTCGCATCAGAATTTGCTCCCAAATCGAGCATAACAAATCCTTGTCCATCGATTGTCGGCAATGTTGGAGCAAGTGCAGGGCGCTCAATTCCTTCAATTCGACCTACGATGAAAAGTCCAGCAGCCATTAATGCTCCCGTGTTACCAGCAGATACACACGCATTGGCTTCTCCGTTTTTCACGGCTTCCGCCATGCGAACCATCGAAGCATCTTTTTTCCGACGAATCGCTCTTACAGGTTCATCGTCTGCTTCTATTTTTTCTTCTGTATGTATAAGTGTTAACCGTTCATGAGTTGAAAGAAACGGTTTCACCTTTTCTTCATGACCGTATAAAAGAATATGGATATCTTCGAATTGCTCCAGTGCTTTTAAAACACCTTCCACGATTTCTTTAGGTGCGTGGTCTCCACCCATTGCGTCTACTGCGATTCTCATGATACATCACCTTTACCATGCTCATTTGTGCGATACATTTCAAAATGTCCTTCAAAAACAATTTCATTTTCGACAGTTGAAGTGACTTCGACAAATGTGCGATTTTTATCTTGATCTTTTTTTGTCACTGCTGCTTTTGCAATAACGCGATCTCCAAGTTTGACTGGTTTAACAAAAGACAAATTCGATTTCACAGTCAACGCTAACTCATCATTAATGACAGCCACTGCCAACGAATTGGCCTGAGCGAATAAATGATGCCCACGTGCGATTCGATTTCGTTTGAATACATGTTCCGTTTTAACGTCAAACAATGAAATTGCTCGGACATCCAACTCAATGTCTACCATTTCACCGATTACTTCATTTAACGGCAATGAACGTACCTCATCTTCAAAAGATTTCGAAGCGACATGTTTTATGCGCTCGCGTAACTCGGGAATTGATAATTCCAATCGATCCAATCGTATTGTCTGGACACTTACGCTAAACTGGCCTGCCAGCTCTTCATCCGTGATGAAGGGATTATTTTTTATCGTATCTATTAACAGTTGTTGACGTTCTTTTTTTGAGCGTTTCATATGGTCACCATCCGATATTAGCACTTGGTACTAATATCAGTATATTAATACAACAAAAAGAATGCAAGGATTCTATGAAAGTTCATACTTCAAATGGAGCATCAAAAGAGTGCATTTTTCAAAGGCGAGCAATTTTTTCGGGCCATCTAAGAAAAGAAGAAGTTAAAGAATATTTCATACAGACTAATTGATGCATAGCGTTTAATTTTTCTCTTGGTGGCATTGGTGCCATAATAGAGACAAGCAAAAGAAATCGTAACTAAACCAATAAAACACACGATCAACTGCATTGATAAACGTACTAAAGGGGAATGTGAAAAATGAACTGGATGCCGGATAGAAATGCCAAAAAAGCAATCTATAAACAGCTTGCGGAATATATCGAAGCCGGAATTGCGGATGGAACTTTTCCGCATGATGAACCACTTCCGTCGGAAAGGTTCTTGGCTAAGGAATATAACATTAACCGCAGTACAGTTGTGTCTGCATACGACGAATTGGAATCCAATGGGCTTATCCAAAGAAAAAGAGGAAGCGGTACAACAATAAATAAAGACATATGGGGGATTACGAAGAAACGGATTCCGAGTTGGAATCGATATATTGAGGCTGGCTCTATATTGCCTAATTTAGCCGTAACCCAAAAAATCCGAAAAGAAGTGGCTGATCATAAATTGATCAATTTAGCGAGTGGAGAATTGTCGGAAGACCTCTTCCCACAGGCCACACTGAGAAGCATTGCATCAAACAGATCATTTTTCGGAAGCTTGGGCTATGATCACCCTCAAGGGAATGTGATATTAAGAAATACAATTGCAAAACATGTGATTCATCAAAGGAAAATGGAGGGAACAGATCCGTCCTCAATCCTTATTACCTCTGGTGCACAGCAAGCTTTGCATTTAGTCATCCAATGCCTGTTAAAGCCAGGTGATGCAGTAGCTATAGAGAATCCATCGTATTCTTACAGTCTCCCTATATTCAAATCTGCAGGTATCAGGACCTATTATTTACCCATGGACACGGAAGGAATTAATCCGGATGACTTAGTATCCTTATATAAAAAGCATAAAATCAGAATGATTTTCTTGAATCCCGCTTTCCAAAATCCAACTGGAACATTTCTATCCCAGAGTAGAAGAAAAGCTGTTTTGGACATATCATCTAAGTACGGAATTCCTATTGTGGAAGATGATCCATACAGTTTATCTTCCTTTAGGGGTGATGAAGTCACCACCTTAAAGTCGATGGACACCCAAGGGAATGTCCTGTATATAAGTTCATTATCAAAAATCGTGGCTTCCGGATTGAGGATTGGCTGGATCATAGGTCCAAAAGCGGTGATTGAACGATTAACAGATGCGAAGCAGCAGATTGATTTTGGACATTCGAGTTTCACTCAATGGATTGCAAATGATTTCCTGGAATCAGAAGACTTTCCTGCACATATAAAAAGGTTAAACATGCAGTTGAAAAAGCGAAGAGATCAAATAGCCAAAAGCCTTGAATTTTTTCTTGGGAAACAAGTCGATTTTCATGCTCCCGAAGGAGGCATTCATATCTGGTGCAAGCTGAATATAGAATTTAATGAAATGAAACTGCTGGAAGAATCCATAAAAAGAGGGATTATATTTGTTCCTGGAACAACAATGGGTTCAGAAAAAGGATATGTCCGTTTTACATTTGCTAGAGAAAATGAAGGAAATATACATGAAGGAATAAAACGATTTGCAGAAGCCTTGCAAGTGGTTCAAGAGTAATTTATTTTTGAAAATAGCACAAAAGTGGATGGTATAATTAATACCGAAATGGATGGTCATAAATTTAGTAAATCCTTTATAATTATATGCGATAGGGCAGTAGGAAAAGTAGAAATACATTTTTTATCTCATATGTAATCATTTCAATGTTT from Paenisporosarcina sp. FSL H8-0542 encodes:
- the rnc gene encoding ribonuclease III, which encodes MTGKRRGTPQKNGTFSETVKQSFAVLQQELGVQFQNPELLYQSFTHSSYVNEHRRKFYTDNERLEFLGDAVLELSVSQYLFQKFTAMSEGELTKLRAAIVCEPSLVLFANELNFGKYVLLGKGEEITGGRERPALLADVFESFVGALYLDQGLQPVVKFLEQVVFPKVEIGAFSHVMDYKSQLQEMVQQMNNGALNYEIVEEKGPAHNRTFVSSVRLGNTELGEGKGKSKKEAEQKAAQVAIIRIQGQVASRQEG
- the acpP gene encoding acyl carrier protein — its product is MATVVERVTKVIVDRLGVDESEVKMEASFRDDLGADSLDVVELVMELEDEFDMEISDEDAEQISTVGNAVTYIESKQG
- the fabG gene encoding 3-oxoacyl-[acyl-carrier-protein] reductase, with the translated sequence MGKLMGKTAIVTGASRGIGAEIAKYLAKEGARIAVNYSGSQAKAEEVVNDILANGGEAFAIQASVSDAESVSAMIAETMSRYGSIDILVNNAGITRDNLLMRMKENEWDDVINTNLKGVFLCTKAVTRQMMKQRAGRIVNIASIVGVSGNAGQANYVAAKAGVIGLTKTTAKELASRNINVNAIAPGFITTDMTDELSEEMKSQMLTQIPLAKLGNPEDVAKAVVFLASDDSNYITGQTLHVDGGMIM
- the fabD gene encoding ACP S-malonyltransferase is translated as MTKIAFIFPGQGSQAIGMGNELVQSNTGNKAFYDKADEQLGFSLSTLMLEGPVEELTYTYNAQPALLTTSTMVSELLQAAGLKPDYTIGHSLGEYSALVASGVMSFEDGVKIVHQRGLFMNEAVPAGLGAMAAILGMEADALKMVTDQVTAEGEVVQLANLNCPGQIVISGTKAGVEKACLQAKEAGAKRAIPLVVSGPFHSELMRPAASKLENALNELDMHNTDVPVISNVTAGPVTSAEEMKQLLVEQLYSPVRFEESIRALLDLGVNTFIECGPGKVLSGLVKKIDRSAVVYAAYDNETVEQVIEAAKEWA
- the plsX gene encoding phosphate acyltransferase PlsX; amino-acid sequence: MRIAVDAMGGDHAPKEIVEGVLKALEQFEDIHILLYGHEEKVKPFLSTHERLTLIHTEEKIEADDEPVRAIRRKKDASMVRMAEAVKNGEANACVSAGNTGALMAAGLFIVGRIEGIERPALAPTLPTIDGQGFVMLDLGANSDAKPEHLVQFGIMGSIYAAKVRGIESPRVGLLNIGTEETKGNELTKAAFSQLQQAPINFVGNVESRDLLMNVADVVVTDGFTGNMVLKSIEGTAASFFSMLKGVFGASTKSKISAYLVKDDLRGLKNKMDYTEYGGAALFGLKAPVIKAHGSSNANAVMNAIRQARTMVEFDVCGTIHSTIEGGKTK
- the fapR gene encoding transcription factor FapR, with protein sequence MKRSKKERQQLLIDTIKNNPFITDEELAGQFSVSVQTIRLDRLELSIPELRERIKHVASKSFEDEVRSLPLNEVIGEMVDIELDVRAISLFDVKTEHVFKRNRIARGHHLFAQANSLAVAVINDELALTVKSNLSFVKPVKLGDRVIAKAAVTKKDQDKNRTFVEVTSTVENEIVFEGHFEMYRTNEHGKGDVS
- a CDS encoding PLP-dependent aminotransferase family protein; translation: MNWMPDRNAKKAIYKQLAEYIEAGIADGTFPHDEPLPSERFLAKEYNINRSTVVSAYDELESNGLIQRKRGSGTTINKDIWGITKKRIPSWNRYIEAGSILPNLAVTQKIRKEVADHKLINLASGELSEDLFPQATLRSIASNRSFFGSLGYDHPQGNVILRNTIAKHVIHQRKMEGTDPSSILITSGAQQALHLVIQCLLKPGDAVAIENPSYSYSLPIFKSAGIRTYYLPMDTEGINPDDLVSLYKKHKIRMIFLNPAFQNPTGTFLSQSRRKAVLDISSKYGIPIVEDDPYSLSSFRGDEVTTLKSMDTQGNVLYISSLSKIVASGLRIGWIIGPKAVIERLTDAKQQIDFGHSSFTQWIANDFLESEDFPAHIKRLNMQLKKRRDQIAKSLEFFLGKQVDFHAPEGGIHIWCKLNIEFNEMKLLEESIKRGIIFVPGTTMGSEKGYVRFTFARENEGNIHEGIKRFAEALQVVQE